A single Pseudomonas putida DNA region contains:
- a CDS encoding aspartate aminotransferase family protein, protein MSTATSLAQVLPAGAPHPLYEFSESPLLQRQQQQESNARSYPRRIPLALKRARGIYVEDVEGRQFIDCLAGAGTLALGHNHPVVIEAIQRVLADELPLHTLDLTTPVKDRFVQDLFGILPEALRREAKVQFCGPTGTDAVEAALKLVRGATGRSTVLAFQGAYHGMSQGALSLMGSHGPKQPLGALLSNGVQFMPYPYDYRCPFGLGGEAGVKANLHYLENLLLDPESGVPLPAAVILEVVQGEGGVIPADIEWLKGVRHITEQAGVALIVDEIQSGFARTGRMFAFEHAGIVPDVVTLSKAIGGSLPLAVVVYRDWLDTWKPGAHAGTFRGNQMAMAAGSAVIDYLVEHRLAEHAEAMGQRLREHLQRLQRGYPQLGDIRGRGLMLGVELVDPQGQPDALGHPPANRELAPKVQRECLKRGLILELGGRHGAVVRFLPPLIISAQQVDEVAQRFAEALAAAV, encoded by the coding sequence ATGTCCACCGCTACCAGCCTTGCCCAGGTCCTGCCGGCCGGCGCGCCGCACCCTCTGTACGAATTCAGCGAATCCCCGCTGCTGCAGCGCCAGCAGCAACAGGAGTCCAACGCCCGCAGCTACCCGCGGCGCATTCCTCTGGCGCTCAAACGCGCCCGTGGCATCTACGTGGAAGACGTCGAAGGGCGCCAGTTCATCGATTGCCTGGCCGGCGCTGGCACCCTGGCCCTGGGCCACAACCACCCGGTGGTGATCGAAGCGATCCAGCGCGTGCTGGCCGACGAACTGCCGCTGCATACCCTGGACCTGACCACGCCGGTCAAGGACCGCTTCGTCCAGGACCTGTTCGGCATTCTGCCCGAAGCCCTGCGCCGCGAAGCCAAGGTGCAGTTCTGCGGGCCAACCGGCACCGACGCAGTGGAGGCGGCGCTCAAGCTGGTGCGCGGTGCCACCGGGCGCAGTACCGTGCTGGCCTTCCAGGGCGCCTACCATGGCATGAGCCAAGGTGCGCTGAGCCTGATGGGCAGCCACGGCCCCAAGCAGCCGCTGGGTGCGCTGCTGAGCAATGGCGTGCAGTTCATGCCGTACCCCTATGACTACCGCTGCCCGTTCGGCCTCGGTGGCGAAGCCGGGGTCAAGGCCAACCTGCACTACCTGGAAAACCTGCTGCTGGACCCGGAAAGCGGCGTGCCGCTGCCGGCGGCGGTGATCCTTGAAGTGGTGCAGGGTGAGGGCGGGGTAATTCCGGCCGACATCGAGTGGCTCAAAGGCGTGCGGCATATCACCGAGCAGGCCGGCGTGGCGTTGATCGTCGACGAGATCCAGAGCGGTTTCGCCCGCACCGGGCGGATGTTCGCCTTCGAGCATGCCGGCATCGTGCCGGATGTGGTCACCTTGTCCAAGGCCATCGGCGGCAGCCTGCCACTGGCGGTGGTGGTGTACCGCGACTGGCTGGATACCTGGAAGCCAGGCGCCCACGCCGGCACCTTCCGCGGTAATCAGATGGCCATGGCCGCGGGTTCGGCGGTGATCGACTACCTGGTCGAGCATCGCCTGGCCGAACATGCCGAGGCCATGGGCCAGCGCTTGCGCGAACACCTGCAGCGACTGCAGCGGGGTTACCCGCAACTGGGCGATATCCGTGGACGTGGCTTGATGCTTGGGGTGGAACTGGTCGACCCGCAGGGGCAACCCGACGCGTTGGGCCACCCGCCCGCCAATCGGGAGCTTGCACCCAAAGTGCAGCGCGAATGCCTCAAGCGTGGCCTGATTCTCGAATTGGGTGGGCGCCATGGCGCCGTGGTGCGCTTCCTGCCGCCGCTGATCATCAGCGCACAGCAGGTCGACGAAGTGGCGCAGCGCTTTGCCGAAGCGCTGGCTGCGGCCGTTTGA
- a CDS encoding ATP-binding protein: MSLRVRLSLILGTAFIIIWALAAAWMLRDLRQQMMFSLDQRLVASARMVAGLIEQLPQPLAAKGEDAHFSADQLSVPDGMACQVSSLRGEILASNHKHDGAMDDQRSGFRDQTIDGALWRTFTYNHGDVRITTADRHMEREALNQSILLAASAPVLMALLGSLGLLWIGLGKGLEPLNRMRDALRRRRADSVEPLQVAGLPSELQPLLDTQNQLFLRIAQTIERERRLTDDAAHELRSPLTAIKTHLQVARMTDGAVREQALEHAEQGADRMHRTLEQLLMLARVEGSLSFEDGVQCSAEQVARQAVQDAGGGDNRRIVLRLPQEATQIYLGMPAPLAVAALRNLLDNALRHGGDTEVELEVQMADGQVGFMVRDHGPGIADDDLQHLTERFWRNGQSGGCGLGLAIVQAIVQRCAGSLRFDSRNDGLRVLLQVPARSAS; encoded by the coding sequence ATGAGCCTGCGGGTACGCCTGAGCCTGATCCTCGGCACCGCCTTCATCATCATTTGGGCACTGGCAGCGGCGTGGATGCTGCGCGACCTGCGCCAGCAGATGATGTTCTCCCTCGACCAGCGCCTGGTCGCCTCGGCGCGCATGGTCGCCGGGCTGATCGAGCAGTTGCCGCAGCCGTTGGCGGCCAAGGGCGAGGATGCGCATTTTTCCGCCGACCAGCTGAGCGTGCCCGATGGCATGGCCTGCCAGGTGAGCTCCCTGCGTGGCGAGATACTCGCCAGCAACCACAAACACGACGGCGCCATGGACGACCAGCGCAGCGGCTTCCGCGACCAGACCATCGACGGCGCGTTGTGGCGCACCTTCACCTACAACCACGGTGACGTACGCATCACCACCGCCGACCGGCACATGGAGCGCGAGGCGCTGAACCAGTCGATTCTGCTGGCCGCCTCGGCACCGGTGCTGATGGCCTTGCTCGGCAGCCTCGGGTTGCTGTGGATCGGCCTGGGCAAAGGCCTGGAACCGCTCAATCGTATGCGTGACGCTTTGCGCCGACGGCGCGCCGACAGTGTCGAGCCGTTGCAGGTGGCCGGCTTGCCCAGCGAGCTGCAACCCTTGCTCGACACCCAGAACCAACTGTTCCTGCGCATCGCCCAGACCATCGAGCGCGAACGGCGCCTGACCGACGATGCCGCCCACGAACTGCGCAGCCCGCTGACGGCGATCAAGACCCACCTGCAGGTGGCACGCATGACCGACGGTGCGGTGCGCGAGCAGGCCCTGGAGCATGCCGAGCAAGGCGCCGACCGCATGCACCGGACCCTGGAGCAGTTGCTGATGCTGGCGCGGGTCGAGGGCAGCCTGTCGTTCGAGGATGGTGTGCAGTGCAGCGCAGAGCAAGTCGCCCGCCAAGCGGTGCAAGATGCCGGCGGCGGTGACAACCGGCGCATCGTATTGCGCCTGCCGCAGGAGGCTACGCAGATCTACCTGGGCATGCCTGCACCGCTGGCGGTGGCGGCCTTGCGCAACCTGCTGGACAACGCCCTGCGCCACGGTGGTGATACCGAGGTGGAGCTGGAGGTGCAGATGGCCGATGGGCAGGTGGGGTTCATGGTCCGTGACCATGGGCCGGGTATTGCCGATGACGACCTGCAGCACCTGACCGAGCGTTTCTGGCGCAATGGCCAGAGCGGTGGGTGTGGGTTGGGGCTGGCGATCGTTCAGGCGATCGTGCAGCGATGTGCCGGTAGCCTCAGGTTCGACAGCCGCAATGATGGGTTGCGAGTGCTGCTGCAGGTGCCGGCGCGGTCCGCTAGCTGA
- a CDS encoding response regulator transcription factor: MHVLLCEDDDLIASGICAGLTAQGLTVDRVANAASARALLQAAQFDVMILDLGLPDEDGLKLLRRLRQQGVDLPVLVLTARDAVTDRVDGLQAGADDYLLKPFDLRELAARLHTLLRRVAGRAVNVIEHGPLRYDPSSCEASLAGQPVDLSRREQALLQALLQNPGRVLSSEQLKDCVYGFSDEVESNALNVHIHHLRRKLGNSIVETVRGLGYRLGPAQAPEEAAS, translated from the coding sequence ATGCACGTTCTGCTCTGCGAGGACGACGACCTGATCGCCAGCGGCATCTGCGCCGGCCTCACCGCCCAGGGCCTGACCGTCGACCGCGTGGCCAATGCCGCCAGTGCCCGGGCCTTGCTGCAGGCGGCACAGTTCGACGTGATGATCCTCGACCTCGGCCTGCCCGACGAAGATGGCCTGAAACTGCTGCGCCGCCTGCGCCAGCAGGGTGTGGACCTGCCCGTGCTGGTACTCACTGCGCGCGATGCGGTCACTGACCGCGTCGACGGCCTGCAGGCGGGCGCCGACGACTACCTGCTCAAACCCTTCGACCTGCGCGAGCTGGCTGCGCGCCTGCATACCCTGTTGCGTCGGGTAGCGGGGCGGGCGGTCAACGTGATCGAGCATGGCCCGCTGCGTTATGACCCGAGCAGCTGCGAAGCATCCCTGGCCGGCCAGCCGGTCGACCTGTCGCGGCGCGAGCAGGCGTTACTGCAGGCATTGCTGCAGAACCCCGGTCGCGTGCTGTCCAGCGAACAACTCAAGGACTGCGTGTACGGCTTCAGCGATGAAGTCGAGAGCAACGCGCTGAACGTGCATATCCACCACCTGCGGCGCAAACTCGGCAACAGCATCGTCGAGACCGTGCGTGGCCTGGGTTACCGGCTGGGGCCTGCGCAGGCGCCCGAAGAGGCTGCCTCATGA
- a CDS encoding DUF6861 domain-containing protein translates to MLLWHIVPTWRDIETRITDEMGYQGGAHFRTYLNEEVPSLALQLRRVDSVRRALYKAEWVAGELLRQRFADLDIKSILNDLLGVAEQMAMIVAGSALTGGLLGAGIGAFAGGVGAFPGGVAGTAIGFKVSGWILGVLGIASLAEFFVDGLPRIGEYYLDGIGIAWEGPRGEQGLSAFSQDNPLAINQAAHFIATGHVEVVMLLLGAMVSYLTRGRGNAGVLAQEMAASKKGARIGQWMLKHEEALKKRPDLQVPERRKGVVSDPQPAQPNRPAGKDKEPSTGKPGSMPLHTVACFKADNLPASKHGEFERQLKGQQDGLNRLTVEEFLENLATPAKRNPRLAKIARKELYAELQERIQKDLLKTMSPIEAKKLSVKQAKETMLSLAALHNPDLIAGGRDAISDFGDKQVNSTIGPQWRNKVESMKSAAENAAKSGASSSLLNVKLHKC, encoded by the coding sequence ATGCTGCTCTGGCACATTGTGCCCACCTGGCGCGATATCGAGACACGCATCACCGATGAAATGGGCTATCAGGGAGGCGCCCATTTCCGTACCTACCTTAACGAAGAGGTGCCATCACTGGCCCTCCAGCTGCGCCGTGTCGACAGTGTGCGGCGCGCGCTCTACAAGGCCGAGTGGGTCGCGGGCGAACTGCTGCGCCAGCGCTTCGCCGACCTCGACATCAAAAGCATCCTCAACGACTTGCTCGGGGTGGCCGAGCAGATGGCGATGATCGTCGCCGGCAGCGCCCTCACGGGCGGCCTGCTCGGTGCCGGCATCGGTGCCTTCGCCGGCGGCGTCGGCGCCTTTCCCGGCGGCGTTGCAGGCACGGCCATCGGCTTCAAGGTCAGCGGCTGGATCCTCGGCGTGCTGGGCATTGCGTCCCTTGCCGAATTTTTCGTCGACGGCTTGCCACGCATCGGCGAGTACTACCTGGACGGCATCGGCATCGCCTGGGAAGGCCCACGTGGTGAACAAGGTCTGAGCGCGTTCAGCCAGGACAACCCGCTTGCCATCAATCAGGCCGCGCACTTCATTGCCACCGGGCATGTGGAAGTCGTGATGCTGCTGTTAGGCGCCATGGTTTCCTACCTCACCCGTGGGCGTGGCAATGCGGGTGTGCTGGCTCAGGAAATGGCCGCCAGCAAGAAAGGCGCACGGATTGGGCAGTGGATGCTCAAGCATGAGGAGGCTTTGAAGAAACGGCCGGATCTGCAGGTGCCGGAACGGCGTAAAGGTGTGGTGAGTGATCCGCAGCCTGCGCAGCCAAACCGGCCAGCAGGGAAAGACAAGGAGCCTTCCACGGGTAAGCCCGGTAGCATGCCATTGCATACGGTGGCCTGTTTCAAGGCTGACAACTTGCCGGCGTCGAAGCATGGCGAGTTTGAACGGCAGTTGAAAGGCCAGCAGGATGGGTTGAATCGGCTGACGGTAGAAGAGTTTCTCGAAAACCTCGCCACTCCAGCCAAGCGAAATCCACGCCTTGCGAAAATAGCGAGAAAGGAACTCTACGCTGAGTTACAGGAAAGAATCCAGAAAGACCTCTTGAAAACCATGAGCCCCATTGAAGCGAAAAAACTCTCAGTCAAGCAAGCAAAGGAAACGATGTTATCCTTGGCTGCTTTGCATAATCCTGACTTGATAGCCGGCGGGCGAGATGCTATTTCTGATTTTGGAGACAAGCAAGTCAACTCAACTATCGGCCCACAATGGAGAAATAAAGTTGAAAGCATGAAGTCCGCCGCCGAGAACGCGGCAAAGTCAGGAGCAAGCTCAAGCCTGCTAAACGTCAAGCTGCATAAATGCTAA